A genomic segment from Acyrthosiphon pisum isolate AL4f chromosome A3, pea_aphid_22Mar2018_4r6ur, whole genome shotgun sequence encodes:
- the Tceb2 gene encoding transcription elongation factor B polypeptide 2 isoform X1 codes for MDAFMMIQRKKLTIFTDAKDNILVNELKKIIGCIIKVAPANQQLYYKDEIMDETKTLSECGLNSTIAKAQSPATIGLALKMENGEFEPLEMVPYSLPPELPYVMKNQETNGQEPPM; via the exons atg gaCGCCTTTATGATGATACAACGAAAAAAGTTGACCATATTTACAGATGCTAAAGACAACATATTGGTTAATGAACTCAAAAAGATTATTGGAt gtatcaTAAAAGTAGCACCAGCAAATCAACAACTTTACTACAAAGATGAAATTATGGACGAGACAAAAACATTGTCAGAGTGTGGTTTGAATTCTACTATTGCTAAGGCACAAAGTCCAGCTACTATTGGTTTAGCattgaa GATGGAAAATGGAGAATTTGAGCCTTTAGAAATGGTACCATACTCATTGCCACCAGAATTGCCATATGTCATGAAAAACCAAGAAACTAATGGCCAAGAACCACCCATGTAA